A genomic stretch from Terriglobus sp. RCC_193 includes:
- a CDS encoding response regulator: MTLAESTVLVVDDEPVLRMTFSALLQRMGARVLVACDGIEALQMQDSQRVDLILTDKQMPNMDGMTLLDRLRKRGILTPAIVFVNSVQPDDPKEMERLGVARTVTKPIHPQDLVHMLDEVLASIASVR, from the coding sequence ATGACCTTGGCGGAGAGCACCGTCCTTGTGGTGGACGACGAACCCGTTTTGCGAATGACCTTCTCTGCTCTGCTGCAGCGCATGGGAGCGCGGGTGCTCGTAGCCTGCGATGGTATTGAAGCATTGCAGATGCAGGACTCACAACGCGTTGACCTGATCCTGACCGACAAGCAGATGCCGAACATGGATGGGATGACGCTGTTGGACAGACTGCGCAAACGCGGCATTCTTACGCCTGCCATTGTGTTTGTGAATAGCGTGCAGCCGGATGATCCGAAGGAGATGGAGCGGCTGGGTGTGGCCCGAACCGTCACCAAGCCGATCCATCCGCAGGATCTGGTACATATGCTGGATGAGGTGTTGGCTTCGATAGCGTCTGTGCGGTAA